The following proteins are co-located in the Microbacterium immunditiarum genome:
- the paaE gene encoding 1,2-phenylacetyl-CoA epoxidase subunit PaaE translates to MEARLPHAPTTDEHSTLDNAPEVAEAFLASAVGGARRGRARFHELEVADVRPLTEDAIEVTFAVPDELRGEFDYLAGQHVALRTHLDGQEVRRSYSLCRPPSVGAASGTGSISIAIKRDIGGRFSTWAHGNLRPGDRLDVMSPQGSFTSALADLDGRHVAGIAAGSGITPLMALAAAVLAHSDTSRFTLIYTNRSTSDVMFLEELGELKDRYPARLALHHVLSREQRTAPLLSGRIDEPKLRRMLDVLVPPATVDEWFLCGPLDLVQLCRDVLADVGVDRAHVRYELFTTGEPGQPAPAAPRNVEVRRGEPVVTVELTLDGVSSTVESPVDAHETILNAALRVRPDAPFACTGGVCGTCRARLVSGSVRMTENWALEPDELERGYVLTCQSHPTTERVVVDYDG, encoded by the coding sequence ATGGAGGCACGGCTGCCGCACGCGCCCACGACCGACGAGCACTCGACGCTCGACAACGCGCCCGAAGTCGCGGAGGCGTTCCTCGCGAGCGCCGTCGGCGGCGCGCGCCGCGGGCGCGCGCGGTTCCACGAGCTCGAAGTCGCCGACGTACGGCCGCTCACCGAGGACGCGATCGAGGTGACGTTCGCCGTGCCCGACGAGCTGCGCGGCGAGTTCGACTACCTCGCCGGCCAGCACGTCGCGCTGCGCACCCATCTCGACGGGCAGGAGGTGCGGCGGTCGTACTCGCTGTGCCGTCCGCCGTCGGTGGGCGCGGCATCCGGAACCGGTTCGATCAGCATCGCCATCAAGCGCGACATCGGCGGCCGCTTCTCGACGTGGGCGCACGGCAATCTCCGGCCCGGCGACCGCCTCGACGTCATGAGCCCGCAGGGGTCGTTCACCTCGGCGCTGGCCGACCTCGACGGGCGCCACGTCGCGGGAATCGCCGCGGGTTCGGGCATCACGCCGCTCATGGCGCTGGCCGCGGCCGTGCTCGCGCACTCCGACACGTCGCGCTTCACGCTCATCTACACCAACCGGTCGACGAGCGACGTGATGTTCCTCGAGGAGCTCGGCGAGCTCAAGGACCGCTACCCCGCCCGGCTCGCGCTGCACCACGTGCTCTCGCGCGAGCAGCGCACGGCTCCGCTGCTGTCGGGGCGCATCGACGAGCCGAAGCTCCGGCGCATGCTCGACGTGCTCGTGCCGCCCGCGACGGTCGACGAGTGGTTCCTGTGCGGGCCGCTGGACCTCGTGCAGCTGTGCCGCGACGTGCTGGCGGATGTCGGCGTCGACCGCGCGCACGTGCGCTACGAGCTCTTCACGACGGGTGAGCCCGGGCAGCCGGCACCCGCCGCGCCTCGGAACGTCGAGGTGCGCCGCGGCGAACCCGTCGTGACCGTCGAGCTCACGCTCGACGGCGTCTCATCGACGGTCGAGAGCCCCGTCGACGCGCACGAGACGATCCTCAACGCCGCGCTGCGCGTGCGGCCCGACGCGCCCTTCGCGTGCACGGGCGGCGTGTGCGGCACCTGCCGCGCGCGGCTCGTGTCGGGCTCGGTGCGGATGACCGAGAACTGGGCTCTCGAGCCGGATGAGCTCGAGCGCGGGTACGTGCTCACGTGCCAGTCCCACCCGACGACCGAGCGCGTCGTCGTCGACTACGACGGATGA
- a CDS encoding enoyl-CoA hydratase/isomerase family protein has protein sequence MIDLTIDDGVATVVLNSPEKLNALDEQALKDLGSAYDEAEASGVRALVLRGEGRAFCAGRDISGVDPRDDDVMGYLGELVTPLLRRMSAFPAPTFAAAHGACLGVGLGLLIATDVVYVADSAKVGSPFAALGATLDSGGHALFFERLGAHKTLDLIYTGRLMSGTEAVASGLFSQVFPADEVAAATETAAKKAADGATGAFLASKELVRRLRDERLGLWESVEIENAAQAALCDTDDYREGFAAFQEKRKPVFRGR, from the coding sequence ATGATCGACCTCACCATCGACGACGGCGTCGCCACGGTCGTGCTCAACAGCCCCGAGAAGCTCAACGCGCTCGACGAGCAGGCGCTCAAGGACCTCGGGTCCGCGTATGACGAGGCCGAGGCATCCGGTGTCCGCGCCCTCGTGCTGCGCGGCGAGGGGCGCGCGTTCTGCGCGGGCCGCGACATCTCGGGCGTCGACCCCCGCGACGACGACGTCATGGGATACCTCGGTGAACTCGTGACCCCGCTGCTGCGCCGAATGTCGGCGTTCCCCGCGCCGACCTTCGCCGCCGCACACGGCGCGTGCCTCGGAGTGGGACTCGGACTCCTCATCGCGACGGACGTCGTCTACGTCGCCGACAGCGCGAAGGTCGGCTCGCCGTTCGCCGCGCTGGGCGCCACGCTCGACTCCGGCGGGCACGCCCTGTTCTTCGAGCGGCTCGGCGCGCACAAGACGCTCGACCTCATCTATACGGGACGCCTCATGTCTGGCACGGAGGCTGTGGCATCCGGGCTGTTCTCGCAGGTCTTCCCGGCGGACGAGGTCGCCGCCGCGACCGAGACGGCGGCGAAGAAGGCGGCGGATGGCGCGACCGGCGCCTTCCTCGCGAGCAAGGAGCTCGTGCGGCGACTGCGCGACGAGCGCCTCGGCCTGTGGGAGTCGGTCGAGATCGAGAACGCCGCCCAGGCCGCGTTGTGCGACACGGACGACTACCGCGAGGGGTTCGCGGCGTTCCAGGAGAAGCGGAAGCCGGTGTTCCGCGGGCGGTGA
- a CDS encoding amino-acid N-acetyltransferase → MSDFTVRRARTADIRGIQAMLEPYVQRRILLGKDLVVLYESTQQFVVAEDAHGHLIGCGALHVMWEDLGEIRTLIVLDEWLHRGVGRALVERLEADAREMGLSRLFCLTFEVEFFERRGFSPMGEVIVDPDVYSQLVRSPDEGVAEFLDLAHVKPNTLGNTRMLKVLDPGR, encoded by the coding sequence GTGAGCGACTTCACGGTCCGGCGGGCGCGCACCGCCGACATCCGGGGCATCCAGGCAATGCTCGAACCGTACGTGCAGCGGCGCATCCTCCTCGGCAAGGACCTCGTCGTGCTGTACGAGTCGACGCAGCAATTCGTCGTCGCCGAAGACGCGCACGGCCATCTGATCGGATGCGGCGCGCTGCACGTCATGTGGGAAGACCTCGGCGAGATCCGCACGCTCATCGTCCTCGACGAGTGGCTGCATCGCGGCGTCGGACGAGCCTTGGTCGAGCGGCTCGAAGCGGATGCCCGCGAGATGGGCCTCTCGCGCCTGTTCTGCCTGACGTTCGAGGTCGAGTTCTTCGAACGACGCGGGTTCTCGCCGATGGGCGAGGTCATCGTCGACCCGGACGTCTACTCGCAACTGGTCCGTAGCCCCGACGAGGGCGTCGCGGAGTTCCTCGACCTCGCGCACGTCAAGCCGAATACCCTCGGCAACACGCGGATGCTGAAGGTGCTCGACCCCGGTCGGTGA
- a CDS encoding GMC family oxidoreductase N-terminal domain-containing protein — translation MTRVVVVGGGAAGAPLAARLSEDSDRDVVLVEAGSAPERFPADLLDGTTVQGAMPGHPHSWSYLGHLTPDLPYTIARGRVLGGSSAINGGYFVRARPGDFERWADAAGPAWSYRRALPVLKALESDRDFSSREGHGSSGPMPVARPRQDGVVTSAFTAAARELGFADEPDKNAPGAPGVGPVPANVIEGVRVNTALAYLASVRGRSNLRIVADTRVLRVRFEGTRAVGVETTAGVIEGDEIVLCAGAIGTPHLLLASGVGPRAHLESVGVRVVSDLPVGESFSDHPDIAVGWKARRPVFDPGERFAFPTALNFDSGVAGAEASDGDLEVLLSVKPLGYLLTGSTRTLAGGLRAVARHPIRTIRGVLGASARRMAAQLAHADDLQLIVGLQRPEGRGSITLQSADPTAPPRIDYRYLQEESDLARMRVGIRTAAALLHSDAFDGLLDRLTELDDATLDDNARLDAWMRTHLGTAIHLCGSAPMGPVLDGEGRVHGIEGLRVADTSMLPDVPSRGPFATAVFIGEHVARLMRGR, via the coding sequence ATGACGCGCGTCGTCGTCGTCGGCGGCGGGGCGGCCGGCGCACCCCTCGCCGCGCGCTTGAGCGAAGACTCCGATCGCGATGTCGTGCTCGTCGAGGCGGGCTCCGCGCCGGAGCGGTTCCCCGCCGATCTGCTGGACGGCACCACCGTCCAGGGGGCGATGCCGGGGCATCCGCACAGCTGGTCGTACCTCGGCCACCTCACTCCCGACCTGCCGTACACGATCGCGCGCGGCCGGGTGCTCGGCGGCTCGAGCGCGATCAACGGCGGGTACTTCGTGCGTGCGCGTCCGGGCGATTTCGAACGATGGGCGGATGCGGCCGGCCCCGCATGGTCGTACAGGCGGGCGCTCCCCGTGCTGAAGGCGCTCGAGAGCGATCGCGACTTCTCCTCGCGCGAGGGGCACGGCTCGTCGGGGCCGATGCCCGTGGCGCGTCCGCGACAGGACGGCGTCGTCACGAGTGCGTTCACGGCGGCGGCGCGCGAGCTGGGCTTCGCGGACGAGCCCGACAAGAACGCGCCGGGTGCACCGGGCGTCGGGCCGGTCCCGGCGAACGTCATCGAGGGCGTGCGCGTCAACACGGCGCTCGCGTACCTCGCTTCGGTGCGCGGGCGATCGAATCTGCGGATCGTCGCCGACACACGGGTGCTTCGCGTTCGTTTCGAGGGCACGCGCGCGGTGGGCGTCGAGACCACGGCGGGTGTGATCGAGGGCGACGAGATCGTGCTGTGCGCGGGCGCGATCGGAACCCCGCACCTGCTGCTCGCGTCGGGCGTCGGCCCGCGTGCCCACCTGGAGTCGGTCGGCGTGCGGGTGGTGAGCGACCTGCCGGTGGGCGAGTCGTTCAGCGACCACCCCGACATCGCGGTCGGATGGAAGGCGCGTCGCCCGGTGTTCGATCCGGGCGAGCGGTTCGCGTTCCCCACGGCGCTCAACTTCGACTCGGGGGTGGCGGGCGCGGAGGCGTCGGACGGCGACCTCGAGGTGCTCCTCTCGGTCAAGCCGCTCGGGTACCTGCTGACCGGGTCCACGCGGACGCTCGCCGGCGGCCTGCGGGCGGTGGCGCGGCATCCGATCCGCACTATTCGCGGAGTCTTGGGAGCTTCGGCCCGCCGCATGGCGGCCCAGCTCGCGCACGCGGACGACCTGCAGCTCATCGTGGGGCTGCAGCGGCCGGAGGGGCGCGGGTCGATCACGCTGCAGTCGGCCGACCCGACGGCGCCGCCGCGGATCGACTACCGGTACCTCCAGGAGGAGTCCGATCTCGCGCGCATGCGCGTCGGCATCCGCACGGCCGCAGCCCTGCTGCACTCCGACGCCTTCGACGGACTGCTCGACCGGCTCACCGAGCTCGACGACGCGACGCTCGACGACAACGCGCGGCTGGACGCGTGGATGCGCACGCACCTCGGCACGGCGATCCACCTGTGCGGGTCGGCACCGATGGGGCCCGTGCTCGACGGGGAGGGGCGCGTGCACGGGATCGAAGGACTGCGGGTCGCAGACACGTCGATGCTGCCGGACGTCCCGTCGCGCGGTCCGTTCGCGACGGCGGTGTTCATCGGCGAGCACGTCGCGCGGCTGATGCGCGGTCGCTGA
- the mftR gene encoding mycofactocin system transcriptional regulator (MftR, the mycofactocin system transcriptional regulator, is an uncharacterized TetR family DNA-binding transcription factor. Its role is inferred by context. It occurs as part of the biosynthesis locus for mycofactocin, a partially characterized electron carrier derived from the terminal Val-Tyr dipeptide of the precursor peptide MftA, through a radical SAM enzyme-mediated process.) → MTLEADRLEADARAAAPDAQRARMGRAPVTTHGELSHLALALFLERGFDKTTVDDIVRAAGIGRRTFFRYFASKNDLPWGDFERLLNEMREHLAGVPDDVPLMEALRAAVVDFNRFPGEELRFHRERMWLLLNVPSLVAHSTLRYAAWRRVIAEYVAGRLDVQVDSLAPQAIAWSCLGLCLAAYEQWLAHDDVDLLELLDASFRRLADAHTSAA, encoded by the coding sequence ATGACGCTCGAAGCGGATCGTCTCGAAGCGGATGCCCGGGCCGCCGCGCCCGACGCGCAACGTGCTCGCATGGGCCGGGCCCCCGTCACGACGCACGGTGAGCTGAGCCATCTCGCGCTGGCGCTCTTCCTCGAGCGCGGGTTCGACAAGACGACGGTCGACGACATCGTGCGGGCCGCGGGGATCGGGCGCCGCACGTTCTTCCGCTATTTCGCGTCGAAGAACGACCTGCCGTGGGGCGACTTCGAGCGGCTGCTCAACGAGATGCGCGAGCACCTCGCGGGGGTGCCCGACGACGTGCCGCTCATGGAGGCGCTGCGCGCGGCGGTCGTCGACTTCAACCGCTTCCCCGGCGAGGAGCTGAGGTTCCACCGCGAGCGCATGTGGCTGCTGCTGAACGTGCCCAGCCTCGTCGCGCACTCGACGCTGCGGTATGCGGCGTGGCGCCGCGTGATCGCCGAGTACGTGGCGGGACGCCTCGATGTCCAGGTCGACTCGCTCGCCCCGCAGGCGATCGCGTGGTCGTGCCTCGGACTCTGCCTCGCAGCGTACGAGCAATGGCTCGCGCACGACGACGTCGATCTGCTCGAGCTGCTCGACGCGTCGTTCCGGCGGCTGGCCGACGCGCACACGAGCGCCGCATGA
- the mftA gene encoding mycofactocin precursor MftA (Mycofactocin is a small molecule electron carrier derived from the final two amino acids, Val-Tyr, of MftA, the mycofactocin precursor. It plays a role in redox homeostasis and the metabolism of alcohols and aldehydes in Actinobacteria, including Mycobacterium tuberculosis.) — protein MDSKQIVAEADTTAQDVIEVDTLVEEVSIDGMCGVY, from the coding sequence ATGGACTCGAAGCAGATTGTGGCAGAAGCCGACACCACCGCGCAGGACGTCATCGAGGTCGACACGCTCGTCGAAGAGGTATCGATCGACGGCATGTGCGGCGTCTACTGA
- the mftB gene encoding mycofactocin biosynthesis chaperone MftB (MftB, a small protein, is a peptide chaperone that assists the radical SAM enzyme MftC in performing two modifications to the C-terminal Val-Tyr dipeptide of the mycofactocin precursor peptide, MftA. MftB's role is analogous to the role of PqqD in the biosynthesis of PQQ, a cofactor that derives entirely from a Tyr and a Glu in the precursor PqqA.) — protein MNPDSAWRLHPQVSVRPEPFGALLYHFGTRKLSFLKDRTLLAIVEGLADAPDVRSACEAAGVTGDQQGRYLRALDTLAESDMILERAAA, from the coding sequence ATGAACCCCGACTCGGCGTGGCGTCTGCACCCTCAGGTCTCGGTGAGGCCTGAGCCGTTCGGCGCCCTGCTGTACCACTTCGGCACCCGCAAGCTGTCGTTCCTCAAGGACCGCACGCTGCTGGCGATCGTCGAGGGCCTCGCCGACGCACCCGACGTTCGCTCGGCATGCGAGGCCGCCGGCGTGACCGGTGACCAGCAGGGCCGATACCTGCGCGCGCTCGACACGCTCGCCGAGTCCGACATGATCCTGGAGCGCGCTGCAGCATGA
- the mftC gene encoding mycofactocin radical SAM maturase (MftC is a radical SAM/SPASM enzyme that catalyzes the first two steps in biosynthesis of the electron carrier mycofactocin from the terminal Val-Tyr dipeptide of the precursor peptide MftA.) — protein MTIALDAPATRPTPGTRLVDLFEFGLESPICLTWELTYACNLSCVHCLSSSGRRDPRELTTEECKAVIDELERMQVFYVNIGGGEPTVRPDFWELVEYATSHHVGVKFSTNGVKITPDVATMLAANDYVDVQISLDGATAEVNDYIRGPRSYETAMRAMQNLADAGMKNFKLSVVCTRTNIPQLDEFKAIADRYGAQLRLTRLRPSGRGADVWDELHPTAQQQRELYDWLVANGENVLTGDSFFHLSAYGQALPGLNLCGAGRVVCLIDPVGDVYACPFAIHDEFLAGNIRQPGGFERVWRESELFTRLRQPQSGGACSSCQFFDTCKGGCMAAKFFTGLPLDGPDPECVRGFGEEALAKQKDSGGGIPKPSGDHSHRTSPPRPRSGTGPVRVTIQRRNDLSRPPVSACEENPLAGFVPKQTTGAAGRQQEGSRSSNA, from the coding sequence ATGACGATCGCCCTCGACGCACCGGCCACACGACCCACCCCGGGCACGCGGCTCGTCGACCTGTTCGAGTTCGGACTCGAGTCGCCCATCTGCCTCACGTGGGAGCTCACCTACGCGTGCAACCTCTCGTGCGTGCACTGCCTCTCAAGCTCCGGGCGGCGCGATCCGCGCGAGCTGACGACCGAGGAGTGCAAGGCGGTCATCGACGAGCTCGAGCGCATGCAGGTCTTCTACGTCAACATCGGCGGCGGCGAGCCGACGGTGCGACCCGACTTCTGGGAGCTCGTCGAGTACGCCACGAGCCACCACGTGGGCGTGAAGTTCTCCACCAACGGCGTCAAGATCACGCCGGATGTCGCGACGATGCTCGCCGCGAACGACTACGTCGACGTGCAGATCTCGCTCGACGGCGCCACGGCCGAGGTCAACGACTACATCCGCGGCCCGCGCTCCTACGAGACCGCGATGCGGGCGATGCAGAATCTCGCGGATGCCGGCATGAAGAACTTCAAGCTGTCGGTCGTGTGCACGCGCACGAACATCCCCCAGCTCGACGAGTTCAAGGCGATCGCCGACCGCTACGGCGCGCAGCTGCGCCTCACTCGCCTGCGCCCCTCGGGACGCGGCGCCGATGTGTGGGACGAGCTGCACCCCACGGCCCAGCAGCAGCGCGAGCTGTACGACTGGCTCGTCGCGAACGGCGAGAACGTCCTGACGGGCGACTCCTTCTTCCACCTCTCCGCCTACGGGCAGGCGCTGCCGGGCCTGAACCTGTGCGGCGCGGGCCGCGTCGTGTGCCTCATCGACCCCGTGGGCGACGTCTACGCCTGCCCGTTCGCGATCCACGACGAGTTCCTCGCGGGCAACATCCGCCAGCCGGGAGGGTTCGAGCGGGTGTGGCGCGAGTCCGAGCTCTTCACGCGCCTGCGCCAGCCGCAGTCGGGCGGCGCGTGCTCGTCGTGCCAGTTCTTCGACACGTGCAAGGGCGGCTGCATGGCCGCGAAGTTCTTCACGGGGCTGCCCCTCGACGGCCCCGACCCGGAATGCGTCCGAGGCTTCGGCGAGGAGGCCCTCGCGAAGCAGAAGGACTCCGGCGGCGGCATCCCCAAGCCGTCCGGCGACCATTCGCATCGCACGTCGCCCCCGCGCCCCCGCTCCGGGACGGGACCCGTGCGCGTGACCATCCAGCGTAGGAACGACCTCTCCCGCCCGCCCGTGAGCGCGTGCGAGGAGAACCCGCTCGCGGGATTCGTCCCGAAGCAGACCACCGGCGCCGCTGGGCGCCAACAGGAGGGCAGCCGCTCCAGCAACGCGTAA
- a CDS encoding mycofactocin-coupled SDR family oxidoreductase, producing MGLLDGKVVLITGGSRGQGRAHAVTSAREGADVVIVDTLQQIGTVAYPMAQQADFDETVKQVEALDRRAVAVEGDVRNQADLDRAVSEGIAQLGKIDALIANAGIFSLAPAHEMTEEMWDDMIAVNLTGVWKSAKAVLPHMMEQGGGSIVVTSSINGLEPGANYVHYCAAKFGVVGVMKTLALEYARHGIRVNAVHPGAILTPMTSWQGAWDMMSGKPAGEGTEEDMLEAGYSFHALKGAGFLSPQRIADAALWLNSDLASAVTGISVPVDAGHLLQPGYNPDPVK from the coding sequence ATGGGACTTCTCGACGGCAAGGTCGTGCTCATCACGGGAGGGTCGCGCGGACAGGGCCGCGCCCACGCGGTGACGAGCGCACGTGAAGGCGCGGACGTCGTCATCGTCGACACGCTGCAGCAGATCGGGACGGTGGCGTACCCGATGGCGCAGCAGGCCGACTTCGATGAGACGGTCAAGCAAGTCGAGGCGCTGGACCGGCGCGCCGTCGCGGTGGAGGGCGACGTTCGCAACCAGGCCGATCTCGACCGCGCGGTCTCCGAAGGCATCGCGCAGCTCGGCAAGATCGACGCGCTCATCGCCAACGCCGGCATCTTCTCGCTCGCGCCCGCGCACGAGATGACCGAGGAGATGTGGGACGACATGATCGCAGTGAACCTCACCGGGGTCTGGAAGTCGGCGAAGGCGGTGCTGCCGCACATGATGGAGCAGGGCGGCGGATCGATCGTCGTGACGTCGTCGATCAACGGCCTCGAGCCGGGCGCTAACTACGTGCACTACTGCGCGGCCAAGTTCGGCGTCGTCGGCGTCATGAAGACACTGGCACTGGAGTACGCGCGCCACGGCATCCGGGTCAACGCCGTCCACCCCGGCGCGATCCTCACGCCGATGACGAGCTGGCAGGGCGCGTGGGACATGATGTCCGGCAAGCCGGCGGGCGAGGGCACCGAAGAGGACATGCTCGAGGCCGGCTACTCCTTCCACGCGCTCAAGGGCGCCGGCTTCCTTTCGCCGCAGCGCATCGCGGATGCTGCGCTGTGGCTCAACTCGGATCTCGCGTCCGCCGTGACGGGCATCTCCGTCCCGGTCGATGCGGGTCACCTGCTGCAGCCCGGCTACAACCCGGATCCCGTCAAGTAG
- a CDS encoding mycofactocin-coupled SDR family oxidoreductase, whose protein sequence is MAGILEGKVAFITGAARGQGRSHAIRLAQEGADIVAVDICSQIETVGYPMSTPDDLKETVSAVEALDRRIFAAQADVRDRETLQKAFDEGTAQLGPVDIVLANAGIAPLSLEPSPQEWYDVLDVNLTGVYNTVEVAKPSMIEGGRGGAIVITSSTAGINGIGGDTPGGLGYTASKHGVVGLMRSYANTLAPHSIRVNTVHPTGVDTPMIVNEVMQQFLEQDPQMGQGMANALPVPMIEAVDISNAILFLASDAGRYVTGVTLPVDAGFTNKR, encoded by the coding sequence ATGGCAGGAATTCTCGAAGGCAAGGTCGCCTTCATCACGGGAGCGGCACGCGGGCAGGGCAGGTCGCACGCGATCCGCCTCGCCCAGGAGGGCGCGGACATCGTCGCCGTCGACATCTGCTCGCAGATCGAGACGGTCGGGTATCCGATGTCGACGCCCGACGATCTGAAGGAGACCGTGAGCGCGGTCGAGGCGCTCGACCGGCGCATCTTCGCGGCGCAGGCAGACGTGCGCGACCGCGAGACGTTGCAGAAGGCGTTCGACGAGGGCACGGCGCAGCTCGGCCCGGTCGACATCGTGCTCGCCAACGCGGGCATCGCGCCACTGTCGCTCGAGCCCTCGCCCCAGGAGTGGTACGACGTGCTCGACGTCAACCTCACAGGCGTCTACAACACGGTCGAGGTCGCGAAGCCGTCCATGATCGAGGGCGGCCGCGGCGGCGCGATCGTCATCACGAGCTCGACCGCGGGCATCAACGGCATCGGCGGAGACACGCCCGGAGGGCTCGGCTACACCGCGTCGAAGCACGGTGTCGTCGGCCTCATGCGCTCGTACGCCAACACGCTCGCGCCGCACAGCATCCGCGTGAACACCGTGCACCCGACCGGCGTCGACACGCCCATGATCGTCAACGAGGTCATGCAGCAGTTCCTCGAGCAGGACCCGCAGATGGGTCAGGGCATGGCCAACGCGCTGCCGGTCCCGATGATCGAGGCGGTCGACATCTCGAACGCGATCCTGTTCCTCGCCTCGGATGCGGGCAGGTACGTCACGGGCGTCACGCTGCCCGTCGACGCCGGGTTCACGAACAAGCGCTGA
- a CDS encoding mycofactocin-coupled SDR family oxidoreductase: MAGRVEGKVAFITGAARGQGRSHAIRLAQEGADIIAVDLCDTIPNVAYPSATPEDLAETVRQVEALDRRIVASQVDVRDGAAVKKAVDEGVAQLGKLDIVVANAGICVLTPWDETSEEVWDQTIDTNLKGVWNTVRHAAPHLVEAGGGSVIMTSSAAGLKGLPFLTAYVASKHGVVGLMRAFATELSEHSIRVNSVHPTGVDTPMGQLGDPEAGAKLQEMMGAHPRLLPMMSNLLPIEITEPVDISNAVLFLASDEARYVTSLAMAVDAGNTQY, from the coding sequence ATGGCAGGACGAGTCGAAGGCAAGGTCGCCTTCATCACGGGAGCCGCTCGCGGACAGGGCAGGTCGCACGCGATCCGGCTCGCGCAGGAGGGCGCCGACATCATCGCGGTCGACCTGTGCGACACGATCCCGAACGTCGCATACCCGTCCGCGACGCCTGAGGATCTGGCCGAGACGGTGCGGCAGGTCGAAGCGCTCGACCGGCGCATCGTTGCGTCCCAGGTCGACGTGCGGGACGGTGCGGCCGTCAAGAAGGCGGTCGACGAGGGCGTCGCACAGCTCGGCAAGCTCGACATCGTCGTGGCGAACGCGGGCATCTGCGTGCTGACACCGTGGGACGAGACATCCGAGGAGGTCTGGGACCAGACGATCGACACGAACCTCAAGGGCGTGTGGAACACGGTTCGTCACGCCGCACCGCACCTGGTCGAGGCCGGCGGCGGGTCCGTCATCATGACGAGCTCGGCCGCGGGATTGAAGGGACTCCCCTTCCTGACCGCCTACGTCGCGTCCAAGCACGGCGTCGTCGGCCTCATGCGGGCGTTCGCGACGGAGCTCTCGGAGCACAGCATCCGCGTCAACTCCGTGCACCCCACGGGCGTCGACACCCCGATGGGGCAGCTCGGCGACCCCGAGGCTGGCGCGAAGCTGCAGGAGATGATGGGCGCCCACCCGCGTCTGCTGCCGATGATGTCGAACCTGCTGCCTATAGAGATCACGGAGCCGGTCGACATCTCCAACGCGGTGCTGTTCCTCGCGTCCGACGAGGCGCGCTACGTCACCAGCCTCGCGATGGCGGTGGACGCGGGCAACACGCAGTACTGA